One Camelina sativa cultivar DH55 chromosome 3, Cs, whole genome shotgun sequence genomic window carries:
- the LOC104765010 gene encoding GDSL esterase/lipase At1g06990-like — translation MLIHVIILFMIITTILISTTCHTNVNVTNNINVSLIPAILVFGDSTIDTGNNNYIKTIIRANFPPYGCNFPGHNATGRFSNGKLIPDFIASLLGIKDTVPPFLDPHLSDSDILTGVCFASAGSGYDTLTDLATSTLSVSKQADMLRSYMERLSQIVGKEKATTIVSEALVIVSSGTNDFDLNLYDTPSPRHKLGVDGYQSFILSSVHNFVQELYDIGCRRIMVLGLPPVGCLPIQMTMAMQRQNERKCIDKQNSDSQEFNQKLNKSLTDMQSNLTGSVIFYGDIYGTLFDMATNPQRYGIKETTRGCCGTGEMELSYLCNALTRTCPDPNQFLFWDDIHPSQAAYIVVSLSLVEQILHVLS, via the exons aTGTTGATccatgttattattttattcatgatcATAACCACAATCCTAATATCGACGACATGTCATACAAATGTAAACGTGACCAACAATATTAACGTATCATTGATCCCGGCGATTCTTGTTTTCGGCGATTCCACAATCGACACCGGCAACAACAACTACATCAAAACCATCATCCGGGCTAATTTCCCTCCTTACGGCTGCAATTTCCCCGGCCATAACGCTACCGGAAGATTCTCCAACGGTAAACTCATCCCTGACTTTATAGCATCTCTTTTGGGAATCAAAGACACCGTTCCTCCTTTCCTCGACCCCCATCTGTCAGATTCCGATATCCTCACCGGAGTGTGCTTTGCTTCTGCTGGTTCCGGTTACGACACCCTCACAGATCTAGCAACTTCAACTCTATCCGTCTCTAAACAGGCGGATATGCTCAGAAGTTACATGGAGAGGCTGAGTCAGATCGTTGGGAAAGAGAAAGCGACCACGATAGTCAGCGAGGCTCTGGTGATTGTAAGCTCAGGAACTAACGATTTCGATCTAAATCTCTACGACACTCCTTCTCCTCGTCACAAGCTCGGCGTTGATGGCTATCAAAGTTTCATTCTCTCTAGTGTACACAACTTCGTTCAA gaactATATGACATTGGGTGCCGTAGAATAATGGTGTTGGGACTACCGCCGGTAGGGTGTTTACCGATTCAGATGACGATGGCTATGCAGAGACAGAACGAGAGAAAATGCATCGACAAACAAAACTCAGATTCACAGGAGTTTAACCAGAAGCTTAACAAGTCCCTAACAGATATGCAATCCAATCTCACCGGCAGTGTCATCTTTTACGGCGATATCTACGGAACATTGTTTGACATGGCCACTAATCCCCAAAGATACG GAATAAAGGAAACGACGAGAGGATGCTGCGGGACTGGAGAGATGGAGCTATCGTACTTGTGCAATGCTTTAACACGGACTTGTCCTGACCCTAACCAGTTCCTTTTCTGGGACGACATTCATCCTTCCCAAGCTGCTTACATAGTCGTCAGTCTCAGTCTTGTTGAACAAATTCTCCACGTACTctcttga